The following is a genomic window from bacterium.
AACTCATAAAACCACATAAAATGTGTAATATCTCCTGTCCCGAGAATATTTATTCCCTTGTATTTTGCCCATTTTGTTAATTCTTCAATTACCATATTTTTACTTGTTGCCTTACTATATTTTGAATGAATATGAAAATCAGCAATATACATTTTTTCCCTCTTATTATTTGAATTCTTTTATAAGGACAGAATAAAGTTCAGAAAGTGATTGTGGTATAACTTTTGTATTGGAAATCACAGGCATAAAATTAGTATCACCATTCCATCTTGGAACTATATGAAAATGAATATGGTCATCAAGCCCTGCCCCGGCAACTTTTCCTAAATTCAGTCCTATATTAAAACCATCTGGATTTAATACTTTTTTTAAAATACTAACTGATTTCTTAATCAACTGCATTATTTCTATTTCTTCCTTTTGGTTAACAGATGTAATATCTTTTATATGCCTTTTAGGTGCTACCATTAGATGTCCATTATTATATGGGAAAATATTCATAATAATAAAAGAAACATCTCCTCTATAAACAACAAAATTTTCTTTGTCTTTTTTTGATTTATAACCATAGCATAAAAAACATTTTCTTTTTTCAATTTTATTTATATACCCAATTCTCCATG
Proteins encoded in this region:
- a CDS encoding HIT domain-containing protein, with product MNKEIIWAPWRIGYINKIEKRKCFLCYGYKSKKDKENFVVYRGDVSFIIMNIFPYNNGHLMVAPKRHIKDITSVNQKEEIEIMQLIKKSVSILKKVLNPDGFNIGLNLGKVAGAGLDDHIHFHIVPRWNGDTNFMPVISNTKVIPQSLSELYSVLIKEFK